Below is a window of Andrena cerasifolii isolate SP2316 chromosome 5, iyAndCera1_principal, whole genome shotgun sequence DNA.
ACAAAATATATCCATACAAAAATCATCGAACATGTTCGAGCTGAACATTTAATTTCTCTACATAACTTATCAATACTGCCAGTAGAAATTTACCGCACTATTGCCCCACGACGCTGCCAGCTCTGGGGACGCGGGTGTCGAATAATGAACCTGCACCGTGGCACTGTGGAAGACGATGTACTCTCCATTGTTCAAGTCGATCCTTCGATTCCAATTGTTAGTCAGACACGCTTGTTTGTACTCTTCCTCGAGTCTCGCGGCAGTGCCCTCGTCGTAAGGGATGTATCTGGATTCGGTGGGTCCTTTGAAGAACCAAGAGCACCGTCTCACCTCCGCCGGTCCACCGCTCCAGTAAACAGAGGACCTTTGGCGTCGTAAAATGTCAACATCGTAACGACCACCGTCGGTGCCGACTGTGGTCTCCGGGGTGATCTCGCTGGAATTATGGACCTCCTCCAAACGCAAGCTATCTTGCATGGAGAACGGCAGCCATAATACCTTATTCTCCACCTCTTTGCGATAAAACCAATGGTGGTACACCGTTCTGTACTGCATGCGTTTTTCTGGGTGGCCAGCAGCCTGGAATTAATTAGAAAGTAACGTGTGCTTGTCATTTAAATTCATAAGTGATATTAATATATGCGACAGTTATGAGGTGGACGTTAATAGCGAGGATATTTGGTATCCACTTTTAGAGTATCGAAAAACGTACGTTTGTTGAATTACTAGTTTTGGGAAATTCCGAAGGGATAAGATTTTCAAGCTTGAAATGGCTCTCAAGATACATTGAAAATTCGATGATTATTTGTGCTTTATAATGGAAATGTCTGTGATAAACTAAAAATGgtatttgtataaataaaagtagGATGTATTACGTATTTCATCGTTATGAGCACTTCTGTCGTATTCTAGTCTCAACATCATTAACatatataacagtttatatATGTTTATACTTCGTGTCTTACCAAATTTTGAAGACTTGGAGGCACGGTATCCGCGATGAGGCGTCCAGCCAGAGGATTAATTGAGCTTTGTACCGGACTTAGAGTAGCCGAACCCGTCGGTTCGAGTACCGTTGTCATCAAAGGAGGCGTAGCAACAAATATATTATCGCTCCTGCCCACTGTATGGTGCGTTTGCAACGATCCAACCGAATTCTCAAAATACTGTTGAGCTTCGTTCACCACTGGTTGCACGAGAGGGGCGACATGCGGGTACCTCGCAGAGAAAGGTTTCTGCAATTCGTCCTGGAACTGCGCAGGATTGTAAAACAATGGCGGCGGCGCTGACTGAGTCAACGTGCTACATGTTGCGTTTATGGTCCCGGCCTGAGGGATCTGATTTGCATTCCACCCTGATTGGAGCACAGGCGCTGGGGTCCCGGCGAAATTCAAATCAAATAAAGTGCTCGAAGGCGACTGTTGCAAATGGGTCGTGGAGAAAGCTACTCCTAAATCGGTCCGTGCGTTTGTGCTGTGCTCTTTGTACTGGGGAAGAAATGGGTTGGTATTCTCCGAGGAGCTGAAAAACGAGCTCGCTGGCTGCGCGAAGGACTGTGATGGCCCAGAGAACGTGGCTGGACCTTCGGTATAGTTCAGATTCGACTTCTGCTCCGCTGGCTTCTCTGCGAAGAAACTGACGCCCGATGGAGGAGGCTGAGTTTGGTGATACTGTTGGAAGGATGGCACATTCGAGGCAACACCATAACTTTGGGTCACGTCAATCTTTTCGTTGGGTACACGCAGTTCCCGGGGAGCTGTTCGTGATTGCACGGGTTCGGAAGCTTCTTGCTTCAGAAGCACATCATCTAACGAATCAGCCTTTGGCAAATCGCTCTTTTCCTCAGTCTCCTTCGACTCGACGTTAAATGTTCGAACAGCTTCTGTTTCTACTGTATTCTCGTTGAGCTTTTCCCCCGAATCTTCTTTCTGCTCTGCGAGCAAATGCTCCAATTTCTCTGTTACTTGAACGGCAGAGATTGGACCGAACGTTACAGCGGGTTTAACTTCACTAGGCGGAACTACGTTCTCCCTCGAAACTTGCGAGTCAGCTCGACTGGAAACGCTCCTCGTCGCTGCTTCTTTTTCCGAGTTGGGCGTCGCGAGGAAGGCGTCCCGTTGACTCGCGTATAAATCGAAGCCAGAGAAGGCAACGTTGGCAGGTGTGTTCTGTGGTGTTGCAGGCTCTGGAAGTTGGAAGGGGATCGGTCGAGACGAGGATACAGGAGCTGCTGGCTTCCCAGGGAGTTGGACACTCTCGTAGCCCAAGTTGTGGCTCTGGGGCGTCACACTTCGAGGACTTCCGGTTGAGCTGTATGGAATTCCAGTCGCTACTGGACTAGATCTAAAAGACTCTTGCAGGGAATTAGCCTGGGATAGTTGCTCTGGCGTTGAGCGCTGTATCGATGGCGGACTCGTGGGAACTGATGTTTCGTGGGGCTGGTGAGCTTGAGGCTGAGCGACTGGCTCGTTTGGATTGAAGATAGTCGGCGTTGCAACGGTTTGAGGGGTGAATAATGGTTGAACAGCGGGTGCTGAATATTGTTTGGAGGTGCTAGACGTTATGTCGGGCGGTGGGGCGTACTTGAGACGTCTCTGATTGCCGAGTCGATACGAAATGGGGGCTGAAATAGAAGGAAAAACGTCATGGTGTTTTGTGCAAGTAGTGTTCTAGCAAGTACATACGCATTGGGAAACGAGATATCTTGTTCTTTTCTGTTTAACCACTTGCTGCCTTATTTCGAGGTGGACTTGAAATTGTTTCGTTTCAAATGGTCGATAGTGAATTTTGTGGAGATTGTTACATGTATAATAGGTACTAGCAATTGCAGGTAGGTATATTCGTTATGATGTTAGGATTATGTGTTGGTTTCTGCAGGAATCTCTTATGCTCCTAATCTTACTAATTTACACTTTATAAGGTAATTAGGGGGAAGATGCCAAGCAATCATAACTCAGAGTTTATCCAGTAGATATTAGCAAAATCGTATCTACGAGTtcttgttttattattattataattactattattattattaaaaaacctTAGGTACCTTCCCCGCAATCACCTTACGCAGTTATTACTGATAATAGTCAAACATAATACTTGCACGAATTTGAGTATGACGATCTTTGTTCGGTCAATGGCAGCTTTAGGTGAAAGATTATATGTTTATTCCGCATTCCGAATTAAAAGATAAAGATTATACAGCGGAAGGAAACGAACGAGagttttaatacatatattggacattataaatatttcattacaaGTACAAAGCCATGTTTTTTACACTATTAGTTATGTAATATAAATAGAAACATGAATAAAAACATAATACAGATAAAGTATATGACActcacaaaaataaataaaagactgCAAAGGATTAACGATGGCTTTGAATTAACGAGACAtctcgtttttttatttactttctttaaaaaaaatgatgagATAGACCAATAGACCCCATTATATTTAATCATGttattatatgtatgtatgtgaacTATACTCTAAATAAATCTTTGAGGAAGGATTCACAGTTGAACAAATaggagaaattaaaaattaattcaaggaTGCCTAATAATATGAAATTACAAAGTTTAAggttttcattcaattttaacACTTTTTGTTGTACTACACTATACATATGacgcattgagaacaaaaactgACTGactcacattaaaaaaaaaatgattttccctattttatgtGATTCGtaaagcctattggaatacacaATAATCCTACTAacacaatttcgcaaaaaatgtgagTCAGTCTGTTTTTGTTCTCAATACCTCATGTGTacttaaaaaaatctgaaatctagtgtaTTGTGAGTGAAAATCACTCGAAAACGTATGTATTTAATCGTTCGTACTTCTGCGTTCAGATTTAGCTTCTTTATACCAAATACTTATAGGGAAGCTGTGCCTTTCGCAGATATCGCTAAGGTCAAGAATTCCAGGCTTATGCAACTGACCCTCTGCTTTATCTATTCATATATTCATATGAATATCAATAGGATAACTGTTTAAGTATCTTCAACGATGCAATACTATTCGCCATATTTACAACATTTGTACCATATAATCACTATCCCGGTTACTTGCTCATTTTTATACAATAAAAAGCAGAAGTTTATTGGTAACTCGAAACATTATACCTAACACTTGACATGAAAACGTGGACAGTACAATCACGATACACAAAATTCTCATCTACAGGACGATTAatcgataaaaataaaagaatttaccATCAGATGAGGAAGGAACTGTAGGTGGCAAAGTTGATTGCGGCGGGGCTGACAAATTTGCGCCACTTCCTGGGTGAATGTCGCCAGATCCCAAGAAATTTGTACGTCGGGGATCATGAAAATTAGGGACTACGGGCGTCGTCGTATCTTTCAAGGAATCATGACGATCGTGAGAAGGCACATAAGGGTTCGTGTTTTGTACACCACCCGCGTGTTCGGATCCCTGATTCCCTTGCGATGCCGAGGAATCGCCCGTAATTGACGACAAAGACAGGTTCGGGAAAGAGGAAAGTATGGAGGTGAAGTAGCCCTGTCTTGCTGGCTGACTAGTTGGGATCTTGGTGTCTTCGGAATGTAAAGGAATAGGTGTGAATTCGGTGTCCGTAGCAGCTGGATTCGTCGGTAAAATTGAATCGGGCGAATTGACTGGTTCCTGGCCTACGAGATTGTCCAGTTCAGCATCTGAAAATCATAGAAAATTTCGGTTGAaggtattaatataattttttggagCGAAACAGTGCGATGCAAAGCTTGTACAGAGTGGTTTAGTGGacattagggtttatacaagaACCGACTTCTGAAAAAAAGGGTTTTTGAATTCCactactcaaaaaaaaaaacggttaatCCCAGTTATACGAGaatagcgaataattttttattcgaataaatttgtattgtaAAGCAGCGAATAAGGGTTCGCATGGCACAAACCAGCGCAGCGTTATTCACGAACAAATCTATGGCGTTATTCGTTATTTACGAATGCATCAGCAGTGGAGTATAACCGTCAGGAATAAGCGTGTGTCagaactcgaataaaaatttattcgaattaacACGATTAAAGGTCCTcgtgattttaaaaaatgaatgaaaaagtgTTCGGTACACCGAGGTCCCTCGGTTCGATTATTCATAAACTGCCAATATTGAACAGGATACAATGAACGTAAGTCCCAATGACGAAGATAATGCCCAGAGATACGACGTATCTCTTCCTACGTGGGCGATCGCGCGGGGCATCCTGTCGGACCTCGAATTACCAATTTCTAGACGCGATCACATCCTGTACACGTATGCACATCAAACACCTGCGATTGTGCGACGGGCCGCGTTTACGCCTAGATTTACTTTCCTGTTCGCTCGTCGTTATCAACGGCGCAATAACAGACACCTTAGCCTTTTCTAAACGAATACGCCCGCCACTTATAAGTGGCTGAACCATTTTTACGGACAGTCTTTCGCGAAGATCGTTCTCGAGAGGGGCATCACCGAAGATGCGAGTTTGCATTCGATATTCGGTAATGTGGTACTTCTGCGTCACGTGCGCGATCATAATCGTTGCTACGACGGCTGCGGGCCCTAGCACGACCGTTGAGGAGGACGCCAGAGAGAGTCAAAAGCATTTGGGGGAAAATATGGCTGTGGGCGAGAAGACGCGATCGAGTATGGACTTTCAGCGTGAATCGCCGTATTGGATTATGTCTGTAGGGGACTGGATGGATACTAGTTTTTCTGAGAGATTCAAGGAATCAACTATCGAAGGAACTATACTCCTCTTCTCCACAGATAAGTGTTCTAGGTGAGCTGTTCGTAGAGAAGTGTTTGAGTACCGAGTGGAATGTAATGGAGGCATCACATTGGTGTCCTAAATGTCCTGTAGATTCTTTGATTTCAATGTTGAAAAAAGTGGATGTTTCAGTGTTGCGTATTAAGAATGAATCAAAGTGTCTATTTCGAATAATTATGGAAATACATGGAATGTTTGATTTAGAAAGTTAGTAATGGGCTTTCAAATATAGAATGATATTTTTATGAATGTACCTAATACATTTTAAGAGTGACATAACATTAGTGTCTCTTACGTTTAAAGAGAAAATATGTCGCTAAAATCCAATTTGATTATCGGTATGAAATAcgtgaaataaaatgaaaatttatcacAAAGGTACTGCATTGGAAAGGGTATCAACAAGAAGGACGATCATTTGCATTACATTAATCTCTTTTGGTCTGCTAATGGCACTGACACGACTGGTAAGATACgcagaattataataattaattataactgGAAAACAGAATGGAAGTATCAAAGCATTAACCCACTGACATTGAACATTACGTAAACATCAATTACGTTACGTGTATGCTTGCTTTATTGTTGATTTCTGAATCGACTATCCGTCACAGATAAACTGCAATGCTAAcatctacatatatttatagtagTTCTGTGGATTCGAGAGAGAAACATCAAGCTGAAAGCAGGATACCATGCTGCTTATTTGTGCGAAGTTATACAAGCAatcataaacaaatattttgcacGTGTTTGTTATTGACTTGGGAAACAGAATATGacgtaaaagaaattaaattaaatagacGAAAGAAGTAGTTGTTGATCACTAAGAGCATTAACTTGAATCTAAAaagcttaattaaaaatatttctaattctaatttgtaataataaaaattatagagcATATAGTTGATTCAGGAATAACCACTAAACTGTCCTCCGATTCTTCAATCATGTACTTACTATTCAAATTACTTAAAATTCCATACTTAAgcagaataaataaaataatgaactAAATTGACTAtgtatcataaatattttagaTAATTCCCTCCCAAAAGGTTACTTGCAATTAATCATGCCAGAAGTAAAGTGGTCCGACGAGAAGAATTTAAACAAGGATTCCACAAAATGTCAGGTACAATTCGACACAACTAGCACTATCATTTGAATAGCAATATTTGTGGTCTTATTACTCTTTTAGATTTACCTTGACCTGAATTGCCAAACTGCTAAATCAGGAACTGACACTAATTATATAAAGAAGCCATTTCACTCGAATCTGCATAACAATAGGGAATATGATGGTAGTACCAAAAAATCTAGCAAATCCAATTTTCAGTCTCTCGTTAGTACAATTACATTCTCTATCACGTTATGTAGTCTGTTCCACCAAGTACATTGTTCTAACGAATACAAGCGTTTCTTTCCAGGCGAAGATAGTAGAAAGATTTAACTTGAGCGAACATACAGAAACGAAATTCGTAGTGGACAGTAAACTACGTCGAATTATCCTAAACATCGATGGGAATGTTTCGAACGCCGTGCTTCGAATACCTATGAGTAAGTCTCCCTTTATTCTTTACTGTATTTTCGAAAACtagatttttaaaaactaagtgTTAAGAAAACCAAATCGCACAAAACTGTAGAATCAGTAAACCAGATCCTTGGGAATAGGATAAATCCTAACCCAGAATTTAGAAAGCTACGTAATTAGAAGACCAAATGTTGAGCAGCTAGATAATTAGAAAACCAGATTGTCAAAAACTGAATAATTCAAAAAAGAGACTTTGAGATGCTAAATAATTAgacaaacgaaattaaaaaactaggTAATTAGAAAGCCGGAAGTTCAAGGTTACTAATAAATCGATACTAAATTAATCAGTCCTGGGATTATCAATCTGTTTACATAGAGACGAAGGCTGCTGCTCGTGGGATATGTATTTTAATGCTACGCGGCCAATCTCGTTATGTATTGCaaactaaaaataattttcggcACTGGTAACGTACGCTGCCGCGTGAATTAATTGCACGCCTATAAAATCGTGTCCGTGTTCAATGTCCGATGACAATGCACATTTATTTCCTACAACACGTGGCCGTCACCGTCCAATGACGACACCCACTTATTTCACACGAAACCGCGACGGTCACGGTATTACGTTAAGGAAAAAAGTTAAAGGAGTGGAAAGTTTCTATTGGAGTTACCTGGATAAAAAGAAGTTCACTGCGCGTCTTAATGAACTGTGCACAATCGTTCgcgtaattaaaaaattcacgTCTTGACGGCGTGAACACTATTGCGACGCAGACTTAAATTGTGGATGTTATTAATGGAGTTACAAAAAGGATTCAACGCTTGGAACTTATTGAATAGTAAAGAATGTTTAGTTAACAGAGGCTGAAGAGTTAACTCTgtgaaattataaatatataaaaaattttcataatttttgtataaaaaatattataccaTTGCAAAATATGAAGTAAAATAATTGATAAGTTTATTTAGTTAATATTACAGGTAATTATTTCTACTTATAATACCGTGATATTAAAAGAAGCAATAGAAAGTAGAAACAGCCTGTCACGCACAGACCAGATACTTTTGAAACACCGTGGCAATAAAAGGACAGTATGTACCTAGGAAAATTTTCGTAGACACCAAAGTGATCACATAGCAGGGCCATTAGTGTTTATGTTTCATTAACTAAGTACTTGTGCTATGTGCTTATCAAATCCTGAATCTTTTTACCACTCTATGAAGACTTCTGAAACAATGCACCAAACGGTGTGATCAAAGATTAACGTAGACTGGAATAACTTTAATGATTGCTTCTCTGACAAAAAGAGAGCCTCTGTCGCAGTGAAGTGATAAACCTATTGTAGTAACGTTTAAAGCGGCAATAGCAATATAAATAGAAGCCCGCGAATGAACTGTTAATCTTCCACGAAACGATCCACCGCGAACTTACTAACAAACGTTCTCAAATTTACGATTGTTAGTGCcacttcctcttcgtcctccacGCGAACAGTAAACTGTTTGGGAGCAGTCTTGTACACTATTCACCTACCGTTCATGATATCGACCGCGGCGTCGTCTCGGGGTGATTCAGTTCATGCTCCTCGTATAACACACAGCGATTGTCTTCACTTCAACAAAAACCCAGGCGAGACACTTCGAACAAAGCCTGACGATTGTATCACGCGTGCCCTCTAACCATTGTCCTCACCGAAACGAAAGACCTTCGGTTGCTGAAGGGGTTGCAAAGCTTTCTCTCTAGATGCTCTAGCCCACAAACATGTCCCTCGCGACGACCAACCCTGGCAGTTAGCATTGGGAACACTTGCCAAAGTAACTGTCGAACACGAAGGGATAACACGTATTCTAATTAACAGACGCAACAGTGCCGTCACCTGCAACGGTGATATCTTGGACACGTAAGGGCGATGCGGATGGGGTGAGAATTGACACGAGCAACGCGCCGCCTGGCGAGTGGTGGATGAAGCTCACTGGGGAGGACAATTCGAACTACCACTTCACTGCAGAGAGTTTCGATGAAGAACGGAAGAACGAAGAGGAAGACAAACTGTTTTTTCCGATACATCAACTTCATGGTGAGTGAACATTTTTATCGATAAGTTGGGGACTGTATTGGGGTTGAGAAGTTAGTTCGAacttgaggcatttgatggaaaagGGGCAGACGTACCCTTTATCCATAAATCGTTTAAATCGACTCAggtatatgttatatatatataatataccaaGGACAT
It encodes the following:
- the LOC143369217 gene encoding uncharacterized protein LOC143369217 isoform X2, with amino-acid sequence MSGASRKVKNPLLTAAGEGFPFENYAENTLLVPVTPATPAVLRDDAELDNLVGQEPVNSPDSILPTNPAATDTEFTPIPLHSEDTKIPTSQPARQGYFTSILSSFPNLSLSSITGDSSASQGNQGSEHAGGVQNTNPYVPSHDRHDSLKDTTTPVVPNFHDPRRTNFLGSGDIHPGSGANLSAPPQSTLPPTVPSSSDAPISYRLGNQRRLKYAPPPDITSSTSKQYSAPAVQPLFTPQTVATPTIFNPNEPVAQPQAHQPHETSVPTSPPSIQRSTPEQLSQANSLQESFRSSPVATGIPYSSTGSPRSVTPQSHNLGYESVQLPGKPAAPVSSSRPIPFQLPEPATPQNTPANVAFSGFDLYASQRDAFLATPNSEKEAATRSVSSRADSQVSRENVVPPSEVKPAVTFGPISAVQVTEKLEHLLAEQKEDSGEKLNENTVETEAVRTFNVESKETEEKSDLPKADSLDDVLLKQEASEPVQSRTAPRELRVPNEKIDVTQSYGVASNVPSFQQYHQTQPPPSGVSFFAEKPAEQKSNLNYTEGPATFSGPSQSFAQPASSFFSSSENTNPFLPQYKEHSTNARTDLGVAFSTTHLQQSPSSTLFDLNFAGTPAPVLQSGWNANQIPQAGTINATCSTLTQSAPPPLFYNPAQFQDELQKPFSARYPHVAPLVQPVVNEAQQYFENSVGSLQTHHTVGRSDNIFVATPPLMTTVLEPTGSATLSPVQSSINPLAGRLIADTVPPSLQNLAAGHPEKRMQYRTVYHHWFYRKEVENKVLWLPFSMQDSLRLEEVHNSSEITPETTVGTDGGRYDVDILRRQRSSVYWSGGPAEVRRCSWFFKGPTESRYIPYDEGTAARLEEEYKQACLTNNWNRRIDLNNGEYIVFHSATVQVHYSTPASPELAASWGNSAGSEDSAYLQGAGSRPRVIKRGLDEFHIEDGEPEKVDHLLFLVHGIGSVCDLKFRSVEEVVDEFRSISLQLVQSHYRTASEQRIVNRIEVLPISWHTTLHSEDTGIDKKLQAITLESIPKLRHFTNDTLLDILFYTSPVYCQTIMQTVGSEVNRLYALFKERNPDFNGGIYLGGHSLGSLILFDLLCHQKPVSDDKSNGNDTEAKEEQDEDTGSSQTLSGRVLKRRLSKKISYVIGAAGTGQPYIHYPQLNFHPRAFFALGSPIGMFVTVRGIDMLGEDFVLPTCPAFFNIFHPFDPVAYRVEALINPEAHKYRPMLIPHHKGRKRMHLELKETMARVGADLKQKLLDSVRNTWNSVYQLAVFHKPDNSALEREIDKVVEEQLQQTPTVSEQQTNDDGGADFKVGMLNGGRRIDYVLQEAPFEYINEYIFALTSHVCYWESEDTMLMMLKEIYGSTGIQTDAQLPQQTLSIERVYPSPSSASPPSTSTQDDVNPSVSFIGINPTAPIAEKPVGPPPKTGFVRKS
- the LOC143369217 gene encoding uncharacterized protein LOC143369217 isoform X3, giving the protein MSGASRKVKNPLLTAAGEGFPFENYAENTLLVPVTPATPAVLRDDAELDNLVGQEPVNSPDSILPTNPAATDTEFTPIPLHSEDTKIPTSQPARQGYFTSILSSFPNLSLSSITGDSSASQGNQGSEHAGGVQNTNPYVPSHDRHDSLKDTTTPVVPNFHDPRRTNFLGSGDIHPGSGANLSAPPQSTLPPTVPSSSDAPISYRLGNQRRLKYAPPPDITSSTSKQYSAPAVQPLFTPQTVATPTIFNPNEPVAQPQAHQPHETSVPTSPPSIQRSTPEQLSQANSLQESFRSSPVATGIPYSSTGSPRSVTPQSHNLGYESVQLPGKPAAPVSSSRPIPFQLPEPATPQNTPANVAFSGFDLYASQRDAFLATPNSEKEAATRSVSSRADSQVSRENVVPPSEVKPAVTFGPISAVQVTEKLEHLLAEQKEDSGEKLNENTVETEAVRTFNVESKETEEKSDLPKADSLDDVLLKQEASEPVQSRTAPRELRVPNEKIDVTQSYGVASNVPSFQQYHQTQPPPSGVSFFAEKPAEQKSNLNYTEGPATFSGPSQSFAQPASSFFSSSENTNPFLPQYKEHSTNARTDLGVAFSTTHLQQSPSSTLFDLNFAGTPAPVLQSGWNANQIPQAGTINATCSTLTQSAPPPLFYNPAQFQDELQKPFSARYPHVAPLVQPVVNEAQQYFENSVGSLQTHHTVGRSDNIFVATPPLMTTVLEPTGSATLSPVQSSINPLAGRLIADTVPPSLQNLAAGHPEKRMQYRTVYHHWFYRKEVENKVLWLPFSMQDSLRLEEVHNSSEITPETTVGTDGGRYDVDILRRQRSSVYWSGGPAEVRRCSWFFKGPTESRYIPYDEGTAARLEEEYKQACLTNNWNRRIDLNNGEYIVFHSATVQVHYSTPASPELAASWGNSAGAGSRPRVIKRGLDEFHIEDGEPEKVDHLLFLVHGIGSVCDLKFRSVEEVVDEFRSISLQLVQSHYRTASEQRIVNRIEVLPISWHTTLHSEDTGIDKKLQAITLESIPKLRHFTNDTLLDILFYTSPVYCQTIMQTVGSEVNRLYALFKERNPDFNGGIYLGGHSLGSLILFDLLCHQKPVSDDKSNGNDTEAKEEQKDEDTGSSQTLSGRVLKRRLSKKISYVIGAAGTGQPYIHYPQLNFHPRAFFALGSPIGMFVTVRGIDMLGEDFVLPTCPAFFNIFHPFDPVAYRVEALINPEAHKYRPMLIPHHKGRKRMHLELKETMARVGADLKQKLLDSVRNTWNSVYQLAVFHKPDNSALEREIDKVVEEQLQQTPTVSEQQTNDDGGADFKVGMLNGGRRIDYVLQEAPFEYINEYIFALTSHVCYWESEDTMLMMLKEIYGSTGIQTDAQLPQQTLSIERVYPSPSSASPPSTSTQDDVNPSVSFIGINPTAPIAEKPVGPPPKTGFVRKS
- the LOC143369217 gene encoding uncharacterized protein LOC143369217 isoform X1, yielding MSGASRKVKNPLLTAAGEGFPFENYAENTLLVPVTPATPAVLRDDAELDNLVGQEPVNSPDSILPTNPAATDTEFTPIPLHSEDTKIPTSQPARQGYFTSILSSFPNLSLSSITGDSSASQGNQGSEHAGGVQNTNPYVPSHDRHDSLKDTTTPVVPNFHDPRRTNFLGSGDIHPGSGANLSAPPQSTLPPTVPSSSDAPISYRLGNQRRLKYAPPPDITSSTSKQYSAPAVQPLFTPQTVATPTIFNPNEPVAQPQAHQPHETSVPTSPPSIQRSTPEQLSQANSLQESFRSSPVATGIPYSSTGSPRSVTPQSHNLGYESVQLPGKPAAPVSSSRPIPFQLPEPATPQNTPANVAFSGFDLYASQRDAFLATPNSEKEAATRSVSSRADSQVSRENVVPPSEVKPAVTFGPISAVQVTEKLEHLLAEQKEDSGEKLNENTVETEAVRTFNVESKETEEKSDLPKADSLDDVLLKQEASEPVQSRTAPRELRVPNEKIDVTQSYGVASNVPSFQQYHQTQPPPSGVSFFAEKPAEQKSNLNYTEGPATFSGPSQSFAQPASSFFSSSENTNPFLPQYKEHSTNARTDLGVAFSTTHLQQSPSSTLFDLNFAGTPAPVLQSGWNANQIPQAGTINATCSTLTQSAPPPLFYNPAQFQDELQKPFSARYPHVAPLVQPVVNEAQQYFENSVGSLQTHHTVGRSDNIFVATPPLMTTVLEPTGSATLSPVQSSINPLAGRLIADTVPPSLQNLAAGHPEKRMQYRTVYHHWFYRKEVENKVLWLPFSMQDSLRLEEVHNSSEITPETTVGTDGGRYDVDILRRQRSSVYWSGGPAEVRRCSWFFKGPTESRYIPYDEGTAARLEEEYKQACLTNNWNRRIDLNNGEYIVFHSATVQVHYSTPASPELAASWGNSAGSEDSAYLQGAGSRPRVIKRGLDEFHIEDGEPEKVDHLLFLVHGIGSVCDLKFRSVEEVVDEFRSISLQLVQSHYRTASEQRIVNRIEVLPISWHTTLHSEDTGIDKKLQAITLESIPKLRHFTNDTLLDILFYTSPVYCQTIMQTVGSEVNRLYALFKERNPDFNGGIYLGGHSLGSLILFDLLCHQKPVSDDKSNGNDTEAKEEQKDEDTGSSQTLSGRVLKRRLSKKISYVIGAAGTGQPYIHYPQLNFHPRAFFALGSPIGMFVTVRGIDMLGEDFVLPTCPAFFNIFHPFDPVAYRVEALINPEAHKYRPMLIPHHKGRKRMHLELKETMARVGADLKQKLLDSVRNTWNSVYQLAVFHKPDNSALEREIDKVVEEQLQQTPTVSEQQTNDDGGADFKVGMLNGGRRIDYVLQEAPFEYINEYIFALTSHVCYWESEDTMLMMLKEIYGSTGIQTDAQLPQQTLSIERVYPSPSSASPPSTSTQDDVNPSVSFIGINPTAPIAEKPVGPPPKTGFVRKS
- the LOC143369217 gene encoding SEC23-interacting protein isoform X4, which codes for MNDAELDNLVGQEPVNSPDSILPTNPAATDTEFTPIPLHSEDTKIPTSQPARQGYFTSILSSFPNLSLSSITGDSSASQGNQGSEHAGGVQNTNPYVPSHDRHDSLKDTTTPVVPNFHDPRRTNFLGSGDIHPGSGANLSAPPQSTLPPTVPSSSDAPISYRLGNQRRLKYAPPPDITSSTSKQYSAPAVQPLFTPQTVATPTIFNPNEPVAQPQAHQPHETSVPTSPPSIQRSTPEQLSQANSLQESFRSSPVATGIPYSSTGSPRSVTPQSHNLGYESVQLPGKPAAPVSSSRPIPFQLPEPATPQNTPANVAFSGFDLYASQRDAFLATPNSEKEAATRSVSSRADSQVSRENVVPPSEVKPAVTFGPISAVQVTEKLEHLLAEQKEDSGEKLNENTVETEAVRTFNVESKETEEKSDLPKADSLDDVLLKQEASEPVQSRTAPRELRVPNEKIDVTQSYGVASNVPSFQQYHQTQPPPSGVSFFAEKPAEQKSNLNYTEGPATFSGPSQSFAQPASSFFSSSENTNPFLPQYKEHSTNARTDLGVAFSTTHLQQSPSSTLFDLNFAGTPAPVLQSGWNANQIPQAGTINATCSTLTQSAPPPLFYNPAQFQDELQKPFSARYPHVAPLVQPVVNEAQQYFENSVGSLQTHHTVGRSDNIFVATPPLMTTVLEPTGSATLSPVQSSINPLAGRLIADTVPPSLQNLAAGHPEKRMQYRTVYHHWFYRKEVENKVLWLPFSMQDSLRLEEVHNSSEITPETTVGTDGGRYDVDILRRQRSSVYWSGGPAEVRRCSWFFKGPTESRYIPYDEGTAARLEEEYKQACLTNNWNRRIDLNNGEYIVFHSATVQVHYSTPASPELAASWGNSAGSEDSAYLQGAGSRPRVIKRGLDEFHIEDGEPEKVDHLLFLVHGIGSVCDLKFRSVEEVVDEFRSISLQLVQSHYRTASEQRIVNRIEVLPISWHTTLHSEDTGIDKKLQAITLESIPKLRHFTNDTLLDILFYTSPVYCQTIMQTVGSEVNRLYALFKERNPDFNGGIYLGGHSLGSLILFDLLCHQKPVSDDKSNGNDTEAKEEQKDEDTGSSQTLSGRVLKRRLSKKISYVIGAAGTGQPYIHYPQLNFHPRAFFALGSPIGMFVTVRGIDMLGEDFVLPTCPAFFNIFHPFDPVAYRVEALINPEAHKYRPMLIPHHKGRKRMHLELKETMARVGADLKQKLLDSVRNTWNSVYQLAVFHKPDNSALEREIDKVVEEQLQQTPTVSEQQTNDDGGADFKVGMLNGGRRIDYVLQEAPFEYINEYIFALTSHVCYWESEDTMLMMLKEIYGSTGIQTDAQLPQQTLSIERVYPSPSSASPPSTSTQDDVNPSVSFIGINPTAPIAEKPVGPPPKTGFVRKS